Proteins co-encoded in one Streptococcus parauberis NCFD 2020 genomic window:
- the scrK gene encoding fructokinase ScrK yields MRKLYGSLEAGGTKFICAVGNDDLEIVAKGQFPTTNPEETIAATIAFFQDFKDDLVGLAIGSFGPIDIDEKSETYGYITTTPKPNWANVDLLGKIKDALQVPVYFTTDVNSSAYGEMLVRKGVDSLVYYTIGTGIGAGAIQDGRFIGGLGHTEAGHTYVMAHTNDIETNFTGVCPFHKGCLEGMAAGPSLEARTGIRGELIEENSAVWDVQAFYIAQAALQATMLYRPQVIVFGGGVMAQSHMVTRVHQAFEELMQGYLPVPDLKDYIVTPAIAENGSATLGNFALAKLVAGQ; encoded by the coding sequence ATGAGAAAATTATACGGAAGTTTAGAAGCTGGTGGGACAAAATTTATTTGTGCTGTTGGTAATGATGACTTAGAAATAGTTGCTAAGGGTCAGTTTCCAACTACCAATCCTGAAGAAACCATAGCTGCAACCATTGCTTTTTTCCAAGACTTTAAAGATGATTTGGTAGGGCTTGCCATTGGTTCTTTTGGTCCGATTGATATAGATGAAAAATCAGAAACTTATGGTTACATTACAACAACCCCTAAGCCAAACTGGGCAAATGTTGATTTACTTGGAAAAATTAAAGATGCCTTACAAGTACCCGTTTATTTCACAACTGATGTTAACAGTTCGGCATATGGAGAAATGCTGGTACGTAAAGGTGTTGATAGCTTAGTTTACTATACTATTGGAACTGGCATTGGTGCTGGGGCTATCCAGGATGGACGTTTCATCGGGGGGCTTGGCCACACTGAAGCTGGTCATACTTATGTGATGGCTCATACAAATGATATTGAAACTAATTTTACTGGCGTATGCCCATTCCACAAAGGATGCTTGGAAGGCATGGCAGCTGGACCAAGTTTGGAAGCAAGAACTGGAATTCGTGGCGAGCTAATTGAAGAAAATTCAGCCGTTTGGGATGTTCAAGCCTTTTACATTGCTCAAGCAGCATTGCAAGCGACCATGCTCTATCGTCCACAAGTGATTGTTTTTGGTGGCGGTGTGATGGCACAGTCACATATGGTCACTCGGGTTCATCAAGCTTTTGAGGAATTAATGCAAGGCTACTTACCTGTTCCTGACTTGAAAGATTACATTGTTACACCAGCAATTGCTGAAAATGGCTCCGCTACTCTTGGAAATTTTGCATTAGCTAAATTAGTAGCTGGTCAATAA
- a CDS encoding glycoside hydrolase family 1 protein → MKTLQFPENFWWGAATSGPQSEGNFKKKHQNVMDYWYATSPQDFYNQVGPDTASDFYHDYINDIKLMKDCGLNTVRTSIQWSRLIDDLETNTVNQDAVDFYNAVIDEFIAQGITPFMDLHHFDLPVELLHTYGGWENKHVVELFAGFAEKCFQLFGDRVKYWFTHNEPLVVVEGGYYEQFHYPKKVDGKAAVQVAYNLQLASSKAIAKYRQLNLDGKIGIILNLTPAYPASQEAEDLKAAHIADLWYNRLFMDASSKGEFTPELVDILIKEGALWQTNTEELAIIKENTIDILGVNFYHPNRVQRPKYSSNSLAVDFLPTKFWQSYEMPMARMNVDKGWEIYPKAVYDIAKDIQDNYDNIDWYISENGMGVSREERYINQNGLIEDDYRIQFIKEHLYWLHKGMEEGSNCLGYHLWTPIDCWSWANAYRNRYGLVTNNIHTQVKALKKSGYWMKEVADKSAYEIDETIIAD, encoded by the coding sequence ATGAAAACATTACAATTTCCAGAGAATTTTTGGTGGGGAGCTGCAACCAGTGGACCTCAGTCAGAAGGAAATTTCAAAAAAAAACACCAAAATGTGATGGACTATTGGTATGCGACTAGTCCTCAAGACTTTTACAATCAAGTTGGACCTGACACAGCTTCCGATTTCTACCATGACTACATAAATGATATCAAATTGATGAAAGACTGTGGCCTCAACACTGTCCGTACATCTATTCAATGGTCTCGGTTGATTGATGATCTGGAAACCAACACCGTTAACCAAGATGCAGTTGATTTCTATAACGCTGTTATTGATGAGTTCATAGCCCAAGGCATAACACCATTCATGGACTTACACCATTTTGATTTACCTGTTGAATTATTGCACACTTACGGAGGCTGGGAGAACAAGCATGTTGTTGAATTATTTGCAGGGTTTGCAGAAAAATGTTTCCAGCTGTTCGGCGACCGTGTCAAATATTGGTTTACGCACAATGAACCTTTAGTAGTTGTTGAAGGTGGTTATTATGAACAGTTCCATTATCCTAAAAAAGTCGACGGTAAAGCGGCAGTTCAAGTTGCCTACAATCTCCAGCTTGCTAGCAGCAAAGCGATTGCCAAATATCGTCAATTGAATTTGGACGGAAAAATTGGGATTATCCTTAATTTGACGCCAGCATATCCAGCTAGTCAAGAAGCAGAAGACCTTAAAGCAGCTCATATAGCTGACTTGTGGTATAACCGTCTCTTTATGGATGCTAGTAGTAAAGGTGAGTTCACTCCAGAATTAGTTGATATCTTGATTAAAGAAGGTGCTCTTTGGCAAACAAATACTGAAGAATTGGCGATTATTAAGGAAAATACCATTGATATCTTAGGTGTTAATTTCTATCATCCAAATCGTGTTCAAAGACCAAAATATTCCTCAAATAGTTTAGCAGTTGATTTTCTTCCGACAAAATTCTGGCAATCCTATGAAATGCCAATGGCTCGAATGAATGTTGATAAGGGTTGGGAAATTTATCCTAAGGCTGTATATGATATTGCTAAGGATATTCAGGATAATTATGACAATATCGACTGGTATATCAGTGAAAATGGAATGGGTGTTTCTCGTGAAGAACGCTATATTAACCAAAATGGCTTAATTGAAGATGACTACCGGATTCAATTCATCAAAGAGCACCTCTATTGGCTTCACAAAGGAATGGAAGAAGGTAGTAACTGTCTAGGCTATCACTTGTGGACACCAATTGATTGTTGGAGTTGGGCTAATGCCTATCGTAACCGTTATGGTCTGGTGACAAATAATATCCACACACAAGTCAAAGCATTAAAAAAATCAGGTTACTGGATGAAAGAAGTGGCAGATAAGAGTGCTTACGAGATTGATGAAACCATCATTGCGGACTAA
- the secA gene encoding preprotein translocase subunit SecA: protein MANIVRKVIENDKGEIRKLEKIAKKVEAYADQMEALSDSDLQAKTPEFKQRYQNGESLEDLLPEAFAVVREAARRVLGLYPYRVQIMGGVVLHNGDVPEMRTGEGKTLTATMPVYLNALAGEGVHVITVNEYLSTRDATEMGEVYSWLGLSVGINLAAKSPAEKREAYLCDITYSTNSEVGFDYLRDNMVVRQEDMVQRPLSYALVDEVDSVLIDEARTPLIVSGAVSSETNQLYMHADMFVKTLSKDDYIIDVPTKTIGLSDSGIDKAENYFKLNNLYDIENVALTHFVDNALRANYIMLLDIDYVVSEDGEILIVDQFTGRTMEGRRFSDGLHQAIEAKEGLRIQEESKTSASITYQNMFRMYKKLAGMTGTAKTEEEEFREVYNMRIIPIPTNRPVARLDHTDLLYPTLESKFRAVIADVKERHTKGQPVLVGTVAVETSDYISKKLVEAGVPHEVLNAKNHFKEAQIIMNAGQRGAVTIATNMAGRGTDIKLGEGVRELGGLCVIGTERHESRRIDNQLRGRSGRQGDPGESQFYLSLEDDLMRRFGSDRIKSVLDRMRLDEEDTVIKSGMLARQVESAQKRVEGNNYDTRKQVLQYDDVMREQREIIYANRRDVITANRDLGPEIKAMIKRTIKRTLEAHSRSNRKDALDAIVAFARTNIVPEESISVKDIRDMKDEQIKDYLYEKALAIYESQIAKLHDKEAILEFQKVLLLMIVDNKWTEHIDALDQLRNAVGLRGYAQNNPVVEYQAEGFMMFQAMIGAIEFDVTRTMMKAQIHEQERERSTHHATTTAAHNIAAQGNGQESEGALDFSGVKRNDLCPCASGKKFKNCHGRKNY, encoded by the coding sequence ATGGCCAATATTGTACGCAAAGTCATTGAAAATGACAAAGGCGAAATAAGAAAACTAGAAAAAATAGCAAAAAAAGTTGAAGCATATGCTGATCAAATGGAGGCTCTATCTGATTCAGATTTGCAAGCTAAAACACCCGAATTTAAACAAAGATATCAAAATGGTGAAAGTCTTGAAGACTTATTACCAGAAGCTTTTGCAGTTGTTCGCGAAGCAGCAAGACGTGTTCTTGGTCTTTATCCATACCGTGTCCAAATCATGGGTGGTGTTGTCCTCCATAATGGTGACGTCCCTGAAATGCGTACTGGTGAAGGTAAAACGTTAACAGCGACTATGCCTGTATACCTTAATGCTCTTGCCGGTGAAGGTGTTCACGTTATCACCGTAAATGAATACCTTTCAACACGTGATGCGACTGAAATGGGTGAAGTTTATAGTTGGTTAGGATTATCAGTTGGGATTAACTTGGCTGCTAAATCTCCAGCTGAAAAACGTGAAGCATACTTATGTGACATCACTTATTCAACAAACTCAGAAGTTGGTTTTGATTACCTTCGTGATAACATGGTTGTTCGGCAAGAAGATATGGTTCAAAGACCACTTAGTTATGCTTTAGTCGATGAAGTTGACTCAGTTTTAATTGATGAAGCTAGAACGCCATTGATTGTTTCAGGTGCTGTTAGTTCAGAAACTAACCAATTATATATGCATGCAGATATGTTTGTTAAAACATTGTCTAAGGATGATTATATTATTGATGTTCCAACCAAAACAATTGGTTTAAGTGACTCTGGGATTGATAAGGCTGAAAATTATTTCAAACTTAATAACCTCTATGACATTGAGAATGTTGCACTCACCCACTTCGTAGACAATGCTTTGCGTGCAAACTATATCATGCTTTTAGACATTGACTATGTGGTCAGTGAAGATGGGGAAATCTTAATTGTTGACCAATTTACTGGTCGTACAATGGAAGGTCGTCGTTTCTCTGATGGTCTTCACCAAGCAATTGAAGCTAAAGAAGGCCTTCGGATTCAAGAAGAATCTAAAACTAGCGCATCAATTACCTACCAGAATATGTTCCGTATGTACAAAAAATTGGCAGGGATGACTGGTACAGCAAAAACTGAGGAAGAAGAATTCCGCGAAGTATATAATATGCGCATCATTCCAATTCCGACAAACCGTCCAGTAGCTCGTCTTGACCATACTGATTTATTATATCCAACATTAGAGTCTAAGTTTAGAGCAGTAATTGCCGACGTAAAAGAGCGCCATACAAAAGGTCAACCAGTCCTTGTAGGTACAGTTGCTGTAGAAACCAGTGACTATATTTCCAAAAAATTGGTTGAAGCGGGCGTACCTCATGAAGTATTGAATGCTAAAAATCACTTTAAAGAGGCTCAAATCATTATGAATGCTGGACAACGTGGAGCAGTAACAATTGCAACCAACATGGCCGGTCGTGGTACAGATATTAAGCTAGGTGAAGGTGTTCGTGAATTAGGTGGACTTTGTGTGATTGGTACCGAACGTCACGAAAGTCGCCGTATTGATAATCAGCTACGCGGACGTTCAGGTCGTCAAGGTGACCCAGGTGAGTCTCAGTTCTACCTATCACTAGAAGACGACTTAATGAGACGTTTCGGTTCTGATAGAATTAAATCAGTTCTTGATCGCATGCGCCTTGATGAAGAAGATACTGTTATTAAATCAGGCATGTTAGCACGCCAAGTTGAGTCAGCACAAAAACGTGTTGAAGGTAATAACTATGACACGCGTAAGCAAGTCCTTCAATATGATGATGTTATGCGTGAACAACGTGAAATCATTTATGCTAACCGTCGTGATGTTATCACAGCAAACCGTGACCTTGGTCCAGAAATAAAAGCAATGATTAAGCGTACTATTAAACGTACCTTAGAAGCACATTCACGGAGCAACCGTAAAGATGCTTTGGATGCTATTGTTGCTTTTGCAAGAACTAATATTGTTCCTGAAGAAAGTATTTCAGTCAAAGATATTCGTGACATGAAAGATGAGCAAATTAAGGATTATCTCTACGAGAAAGCCTTGGCTATCTATGAAAGTCAAATTGCAAAATTACATGATAAAGAAGCTATCTTAGAGTTCCAAAAAGTCTTGTTATTAATGATTGTCGATAACAAATGGACAGAACACATCGATGCTCTTGATCAATTACGTAATGCAGTTGGTTTACGTGGTTATGCGCAAAATAACCCGGTTGTTGAATACCAAGCTGAAGGGTTCATGATGTTCCAAGCAATGATTGGAGCAATTGAATTTGATGTAACACGTACGATGATGAAAGCACAGATTCATGAACAAGAACGTGAACGTTCAACCCATCATGCAACAACGACAGCAGCTCACAATATTGCTGCGCAAGGTAATGGTCAAGAATCTGAGGGAGCTCTTGATTTTTCTGGTGTTAAACGAAATGATCTTTGCCCATGTGCTTCAGGTAAGAAATTTAAAAATTGTCATGGAAGAAAAAACTACTAA
- the acpS gene encoding holo-ACP synthase, with protein MIIGHGIDLQEISAVEKAFRRNERFAQKVLTSNELAIFNGLTGKRQITYLAGRWSAKEAFSKALGTGIGKLSFHHIEVLSDKKGRPYISRSPFNGNSFVSISHSGDYVQASVILEEE; from the coding sequence ATGATTATTGGACATGGTATAGATTTACAAGAGATTTCTGCTGTTGAAAAAGCTTTTAGACGAAATGAACGTTTTGCCCAGAAAGTTCTAACATCAAATGAACTTGCTATCTTTAATGGATTAACTGGTAAGCGCCAAATCACTTATTTAGCAGGACGTTGGTCAGCTAAGGAAGCTTTTTCCAAAGCATTAGGAACAGGTATTGGCAAGTTAAGTTTCCATCATATTGAAGTATTATCTGATAAAAAGGGACGCCCTTACATCAGTCGGTCTCCATTTAATGGAAATAGTTTTGTTAGTATTTCTCATAGTGGTGATTATGTTCAAGCAAGTGTGATTTTGGAGGAAGAGTAA
- a CDS encoding MurR/RpiR family transcriptional regulator — MDFKERISVQFTNLTKTDKKISNYLIQNPEFLTENSVQGAAKVMNTSPAALVRLAQKIGYKGLADFKMDLENYAKDKPGKELAEGATVRDQVLSNYRDTIDVIQGHLKEEDLQQVARIILEASRVRILGIGSSGLRAEELVYLLLYQDVYTESITSKTKMLYLARNLSADDVLIFYTVSGNKDFQELFTAAKEVGAKIIILTMVDNPYVRDFADHLFVLPSNLQQLTNTSGEFYQLDNRLQFSIFSEILAAYVNQELK, encoded by the coding sequence ATGGACTTTAAAGAACGTATATCTGTTCAATTTACAAATCTGACTAAAACAGATAAGAAAATATCTAATTATTTAATACAAAATCCAGAATTTTTAACGGAAAATAGTGTACAAGGGGCAGCTAAGGTGATGAACACCTCGCCAGCTGCATTGGTTCGTCTAGCCCAAAAAATTGGTTATAAAGGCTTGGCCGATTTCAAAATGGACCTAGAAAATTATGCAAAAGACAAACCAGGCAAGGAGCTTGCTGAAGGTGCAACGGTCCGTGATCAAGTTTTGTCAAACTATCGGGATACTATTGATGTCATTCAGGGGCATCTGAAAGAAGAAGATTTACAGCAGGTGGCACGAATTATTCTTGAAGCTAGTCGAGTCAGAATTCTCGGAATTGGGAGTTCGGGTTTGCGGGCCGAGGAGTTGGTTTATCTCTTGCTTTATCAGGATGTTTATACGGAAAGTATTACTAGTAAGACCAAGATGCTTTATCTAGCTCGTAATTTAAGTGCAGATGATGTTTTGATTTTTTATACTGTTTCGGGTAATAAGGATTTTCAAGAATTATTTACAGCAGCAAAAGAAGTAGGTGCTAAAATAATTATCTTAACTATGGTCGATAATCCATATGTCCGTGACTTTGCTGACCACTTATTTGTTTTACCTTCGAATTTGCAACAATTAACCAATACTAGCGGTGAATTCTATCAATTGGATAATCGTCTTCAGTTTTCAATTTTCTCTGAAATATTAGCAGCTTATGTCAATCAAGAATTAAAATAA
- the alr gene encoding alanine racemase yields the protein MISSLHRPTVAKVNLNAIKDNIKQVQSHIPTGKKAYAVVKANAYGHGAVEVAKAIDPDIDAYCVSNLDEALELRQAGITKEILILGIILADQLALAIENNVTLTVSSLEWLEDAKQSGADLSKLHVHLKVDSGMGRIGVRSLSEANALIAALLAEDSHIDGVFTHFATADEANADKFKQQLHFFTELVESLDHKPALVHASNSATSLWHSETIFNAVRLGIVIYGLNPSGTDLDLPYPLTAALSLETRLVHVKTINAGDTVGYGATYQAKEAEVVGTIPIGYADGWTRDMQGFSVLVDGQACEIIGRVSMDQVTIRLPKVYPIGTKVTLIGQDGSSVISATDVADKRGTINYEVLCVLSDRVPRKYF from the coding sequence ATGATTTCAAGTTTACATCGACCAACTGTGGCCAAAGTAAATCTTAATGCAATAAAAGACAATATTAAGCAAGTTCAATCTCATATCCCAACGGGCAAAAAAGCCTATGCAGTAGTCAAAGCAAATGCCTATGGACACGGAGCAGTCGAAGTAGCTAAAGCTATTGATCCAGATATAGATGCTTATTGTGTATCCAACTTGGATGAAGCTTTGGAGCTTCGCCAGGCTGGTATCACAAAAGAAATTCTAATTTTAGGGATTATCTTAGCTGATCAGCTAGCCTTGGCAATTGAGAACAATGTGACATTAACTGTCTCAAGTCTGGAGTGGCTTGAAGATGCTAAGCAAAGCGGAGCAGACCTAAGCAAGTTGCATGTCCATCTCAAGGTTGATTCTGGCATGGGTCGGATTGGAGTTCGTAGTCTTTCTGAGGCTAACGCCTTGATTGCTGCGCTCTTAGCTGAAGATAGCCATATTGATGGCGTCTTCACTCATTTTGCAACAGCCGATGAAGCTAACGCTGACAAATTCAAACAACAGTTACACTTCTTTACAGAGTTAGTAGAATCATTGGACCATAAGCCTGCGCTGGTGCACGCTAGTAATTCAGCAACCAGTCTTTGGCATAGTGAAACCATTTTTAATGCAGTCCGATTAGGCATTGTTATTTATGGATTGAACCCGAGTGGAACTGATTTAGACCTACCATATCCACTAACTGCTGCGCTGTCTTTGGAAACTCGTTTAGTCCATGTGAAGACAATTAATGCAGGTGATACAGTTGGTTATGGGGCCACCTATCAAGCCAAAGAAGCAGAAGTAGTTGGAACAATTCCAATTGGTTATGCCGATGGCTGGACGCGTGATATGCAAGGTTTCTCAGTCTTAGTTGATGGACAAGCCTGTGAGATTATCGGACGCGTGTCAATGGATCAGGTAACCATCAGATTACCTAAGGTTTATCCAATTGGAACCAAGGTAACCTTGATTGGGCAAGATGGGTCTTCCGTAATTTCAGCAACGGATGTCGCAGACAAACGTGGAACAATCAATTATGAAGTTCTCTGTGTCTTAAGTGACCGTGTGCCTAGAAAGTACTTTTAA
- the manA gene encoding mannose-6-phosphate isomerase, class I yields the protein MAEPFFLNSCMHDKIWGGTKLREIFNYEIPTETTGEYWAISAHPNGVSKIANGKFEGQGLDQVYVENPDLFGNPSEKVFPLLTKILDANDWLSVQVHPDDVYGLEHEGELGKTECWYIISAEPGSEIIYGHNAKSKEELAQLIEAGAWDQLLTKIPVQAGDFFYVPSGTMHAIGKGIMILETQQSSDTTYRVYDFDRKDSEGNLRDLHIKESIDVLTIGKPENSVPATMVMDNIVTTTLVSNPFFTVYKWSINQIVSMRQTAPYLLVSVLSGQGHLVVSDKSYPLEKGMHFILPNDVKNWSFEGQLELIVSHPNKK from the coding sequence ATGGCAGAACCATTTTTTCTAAACTCTTGTATGCATGATAAAATTTGGGGTGGGACTAAATTAAGAGAAATTTTTAATTACGAAATTCCAACTGAAACAACTGGGGAGTATTGGGCAATTTCAGCTCATCCAAATGGGGTTTCAAAAATTGCTAATGGGAAATTTGAAGGACAAGGATTGGATCAAGTTTATGTTGAAAATCCTGACTTATTTGGTAATCCTAGTGAAAAAGTCTTTCCTCTTTTAACTAAAATTCTTGATGCCAATGATTGGTTAAGTGTTCAAGTGCATCCTGATGATGTTTATGGCTTGGAACATGAGGGCGAACTTGGCAAGACAGAATGTTGGTATATTATTTCAGCGGAGCCAGGTTCAGAGATAATTTACGGTCATAATGCAAAATCAAAAGAAGAGCTTGCTCAATTAATCGAAGCGGGAGCTTGGGATCAGTTATTAACGAAGATTCCTGTTCAAGCTGGTGACTTTTTCTATGTGCCAAGTGGAACAATGCATGCCATCGGCAAAGGCATTATGATTCTTGAAACGCAACAATCGAGTGATACAACCTATCGTGTTTATGACTTTGATCGTAAGGATTCAGAGGGTAATTTAAGAGATTTACATATTAAAGAATCAATTGATGTCTTAACAATTGGTAAACCAGAAAATAGTGTTCCAGCCACAATGGTGATGGACAATATTGTTACTACGACTTTAGTATCTAATCCGTTCTTTACAGTTTATAAATGGTCGATTAATCAGATTGTTAGTATGCGTCAAACAGCACCTTATTTACTTGTCTCAGTATTATCTGGTCAAGGCCACTTAGTAGTTAGTGATAAGTCCTACCCGCTAGAAAAAGGGATGCATTTTATCCTTCCAAATGATGTTAAGAATTGGTCGTTTGAAGGTCAGCTGGAGTTGATTGTTAGTCATCCAAATAAAAAATAA
- a CDS encoding PTS sugar transporter subunit IIC — protein MNKFMDMLSEKVLPVATVLGNNKYLLVLRDAFMLSFPLTMFGSLIVVFNNLPFWPDSLKAQFSTLFGNGQSATMSIMTVFVSLGIGYYMAKAEEMEEGIYAAVVSLASFLVLTPFFFDVFGEDGKVAATANGALSLDRLGAKGMFLGIIASFLAAKLFVYLTKRGFTIKMPESVPPAVSKSFSALIPAIGTLLSFLIVNAIMVGLFKTNLHDVIYNLIQKPLTGLGTSLPATIVALFFVQFLWFFGLHGQVIVNSVFEPFWQTNMLDNAQLTQQGADALAKHGHIVTKSFMDTFTVGLGGSGSTLIVVLIMAFFMKHKQYKEVGRFALGPGIFNVNEPVIFGLPIVMNASIFIPWLLAPIVSVIIAYLGFASGIVPLTTGAQVPWTMPIFISGFLATNSIMGSLLQLVQVVVIGLIWFPFLKMIDRNDQSL, from the coding sequence ATGAATAAATTTATGGATATGCTAAGTGAAAAGGTCTTGCCTGTGGCAACAGTTTTAGGGAATAATAAATACTTATTAGTCCTTCGTGATGCTTTCATGCTATCTTTTCCGTTGACAATGTTTGGTTCTTTGATTGTTGTTTTCAATAATCTACCGTTTTGGCCAGATAGTTTAAAAGCACAATTTTCAACTCTATTTGGAAATGGTCAAAGTGCAACTATGTCGATTATGACTGTTTTTGTTTCATTAGGAATTGGTTATTATATGGCTAAAGCAGAAGAAATGGAAGAAGGTATCTATGCTGCAGTTGTTTCCCTAGCTTCATTCTTAGTTCTAACACCCTTTTTCTTTGATGTCTTTGGTGAAGATGGTAAAGTTGCTGCAACTGCAAATGGTGCCTTGAGTCTTGATCGCCTTGGTGCCAAAGGGATGTTTCTAGGTATTATTGCTTCATTCTTAGCTGCTAAATTGTTTGTCTATTTAACAAAACGAGGCTTTACGATTAAAATGCCTGAGAGTGTTCCACCAGCAGTTTCAAAATCTTTCTCAGCTTTAATTCCAGCAATTGGGACATTACTTTCCTTCTTAATTGTTAATGCCATTATGGTTGGCTTGTTTAAAACCAATCTACATGATGTCATTTATAATCTTATCCAAAAGCCATTGACTGGTTTAGGAACAAGTTTACCAGCGACAATTGTAGCTCTCTTCTTTGTTCAATTCTTATGGTTCTTTGGTTTGCATGGACAAGTTATTGTCAATTCTGTATTTGAGCCGTTTTGGCAAACAAACATGTTAGATAATGCTCAATTAACCCAGCAAGGGGCTGATGCTTTAGCTAAACATGGTCATATTGTTACTAAATCATTCATGGATACTTTTACAGTTGGTTTAGGTGGTTCTGGTTCGACCTTAATAGTGGTTTTAATTATGGCATTCTTTATGAAGCATAAACAATATAAAGAAGTTGGTCGCTTTGCCTTAGGACCTGGTATCTTCAACGTAAATGAACCAGTTATCTTTGGTTTACCAATTGTTATGAATGCTAGCATCTTTATCCCTTGGTTATTAGCACCAATTGTTTCAGTCATTATTGCTTACCTAGGGTTTGCTAGTGGTATAGTGCCTCTAACAACAGGTGCTCAAGTACCATGGACAATGCCAATCTTTATTTCAGGATTCTTAGCTACTAACTCAATTATGGGGTCATTATTGCAGTTGGTTCAAGTTGTTGTGATTGGATTAATTTGGTTCCCATTCCTCAAAATGATTGATCGTAACGACCAATCGTTATAA